In Papaver somniferum cultivar HN1 chromosome 9, ASM357369v1, whole genome shotgun sequence, the genomic stretch TCAAACTGAACGAAGAACATTACCTTGCTGAATGTTCTGCGAAACATTCCTAAAACCTGTAGTGTGATGTTAAGTAGTGAGAGGTGGATATGTGGCTCATTTACTGttgtttgtataaggtttcattGGATTTTAATGATTCTTGCAGGCAAACCTAATTCCGTGTCTGGTAGACGATTCTTAGAACTTCTTGGAAAAGATGAAATGGCATTCGATAATCTTTACTGTATAGCATTTCGGATGATGGATGCACAGTGGCTTGCAAAGCGTGCTTCTTATATGGAGTTCAATGTAAACAAATAGCTAAACCAGCTCAATCAGTTTTATGTTTGTTGAGCAAGAGGATTTAGTTTTTCATCTTTCGTGTTTTAACTTATATTTGTTGGGTGCttgtctttgttttcttcttttcttctatgCAGGAAGTTCTGAAGTCAACTAGAACACAATTAGAAAGAGAGCTCGCCCTTGAAGATATCTCCAGTTTTAAAGACTTGCCAGCGTACAACCTCTTGGACAGGTAGCTGCGGTGTAGCTTTTGTCTTCTTTATGAGGCAAAGTACCCGTTCACACTCCTTTTTTTCAATCATTCAAGTTATTTGGTATATCTTGTATCTAAATCTGTATTATTACATTTTAAATTATATTTACATGAAACAAAATGTACCTGCAGAATAGAACACTGTATTTCAAATGACTAAAGAAATGAGCATTAGAATGAAGATATTCCATTTGGCTTTTAAGAATACATAATATTCCAACAATCAAATTCTAACATTCTAACAATATATATTCACTCTAGGTCTTCCTGAACTATTTCTATCTCCTCACGAAAGTCATCGTGTGTTTTGAGAATATCTGGAGTTTCCTCCTTTTCTTAAAATTCTTATTTCTATTCAGCTTTTTGTGTTTATAATTCAAAAATCTATTCAGCTTTTCATCCTCAGCTAAACCTGTATACCCCCAAAATGCCCTGGCAACTGCTGCTTTTTTCTCTAATACAGGTTAAGGACCTGAAATTCTGAAAAAGATGGTGAAACTCATGTTGCAAGGTGTGTTTCCTTTAAAGCTCCTACTTTTTCTTACGACTCCATGAGCTTGCTCAGAGGAGTAAAACACGAAGTGGATACGTTTTTTAGTTAACTTCCAATCTTCACTTATGCCACTGGTGTTACACTTGAATTTGCCTCCACCAGAAGTTGTACTCCACAGAGATGGTGCAAGAGGGAAAGGTAAAACTTGAACTCTTTCCTGGTATTGAGAAAACATTTAGGGTTTACTgtttatcaagagatttttctttCCAACTTAAAAGTTGTCCTCTGTGTGTtctaaaatctaaaatcaaaaccAGATTCGTCGTCTATTCTTCACTGTTgctgaaaaaatttaaaaaacccAAAATCAAACCTTTCCAAGATTTTGTTCACTTTGGATCTGAAGTTACAGAATTGATTTCTTTAGATTAAAGGTTCAAGACAAAGGAAAATGCTACAGAACGCTCAATATTTCTTCTGTCAGCTCACCCAGAACCTAGGATACAACCTAACATTAATCTTCTGAAATGTATCATATTAAGAATTTATATTCTTTAAGTTAACCGACCTGCAGTTCTAATGCTAATGACGAAACTCTGAAAGAAAATTGTAATACTAAAGTTAGGGTTCAAGCCTGAATCAAGATTGCTCACAATAATGTCGGATATTCGATGAGGGAGTCAAGTTGTAAAAAGGTTTAGGTTGGTCTGAACTCTGAAGAGCAAAGGTTTGTGATGGACTGGTCTCCAGTTATTACATCATGTTCCGGTAAGAAGATAAGGTTTGGGATGCGACACAGACGAGAAAAAACTGAATTGGGAGAATATTTATCAGTAACACACTGGAGGAGTGACATTTGGAGGGAGTTGCTATTTGATTCTATAACACAAATCTACTGTCCTATGATACTACACCAGAAAGTGCAGATTTTTATGTTAAAAGCCTGCAAATAAAATGGAACTAAAATAAAATCTATTTCCATTAAAGAAAAATTGATCCTAATTTGACATCATGAAACACTAAAACCGAAtgaaaaaagaacagaaaaaaaaCATCCTACTTTCCATCCAACCCCAGCAACATTTGAGTCTTTTGAACAACCCAAACAAACGCCTCCTTCCCCCAATCCACAAACGCAAATTGGAGACATCAATTTCAAACAACCCCGAAGAACACCACCATTCTTTGAAACCAAACCTAAAAATCCCAAACACAAACACAGAAAATGTggatgtatttgttcatgatgccatcttaattttcttcgaaaatttaagaacaaattctaATAGGCAAAGGATATGGAACTGATGGTGATGCATTCCTTGCTGAGGCACCATTACTGTTCAGATTCTCTTCTCCTTCCACTCCAAGACTTCCCAATAAATCTCCACTATCAAAATCAAGTAAGCTGTTAAAGAAACTATCCAAATTAAGCGCATTATCTCTCTCTCCAGGGCTTCCAAATTCCTCCTTAGTATTGATCCCTTCGAATAGACACTCAATGTTATCTTCAAACCCGCTATCATTAAACAAATCAGGTAGCTCGCctgatttttcaagatcaatGTTAGGCACTGGTAGTGGGTTGAATCCTGAATCCATGCAAAGACTCCATGAGTTATCCTCCATCGGGTCTACCATTACCGGAGAGTGATCATTGACAGATTGGGGTAATTCAGGTGTAAGGATTCGAGATGTCAtttcttgtgattccgcaaaatATGAACAAGAGGGTGACTGTTGATATTGTTGACACAGATGTTGTGGCGGTGGTGGCGATGGTGATGGTTGTGCGCATTTTATGAGGCCACTGTAATGACTAATATCGAAATTAGTCACTGCATTCATTCCTCTATGCTCTATTGCCGCAATGTCATAAGCAGCTGCAGCTTCTTCTTGTGTACCTGATAAGGAAAAAAGGGAACTCAGTGTtatatttttggtaatttatTAGCAACTTCAGATTCTATTCGTGCCACATCATCAAACGGACACGTAGGACAGAATCTATAATGGACCCACTAGGATTGTGTTAAGGTAAGCTTGGTCAAAATCTTGTCAATACAACTGGTCCACCAAGACACTAACCATGGGGACCACTATGTGTGATACGGACAGTACGGTCAGGGTTAGACAAAAGTTCGAAACACGTGACTATATCACGTGCTAGGTTGAAAGTGCATGCACATGCTATCTCACGTGAAAAATGACCTCCCTCCGGCACTAAACGACAGTATCTATAACACCTATTGCCGGAAAAATATTAAAAGGATATTCCGTCAGCATCTGACACACCTAGCCGGTGAAACTATGAGATAGTAGACTGGACAagtcaataaaataaaattgaaatggAGTTAGGGATCTGAGATTTATTACTATATGTTCCCAAATAGAGATATTTGTTGCCCAAAACACGCCCAATTCTTGCTTCCCAGCGTCCATTGTGGTGGTGCCTGTAGTAAATTCCGGCAATGTGGGTGTCAAATTTTGTACATAAGAAACTGAATTCCAGGCAATGTGGGTGAGAGTAATTACCTTGCGACGCCACGGTATTTAGATACACCCCTTGAAAATCCACTACTGCGACGACGCAGTGAAGCTAAATACTCTTCCTTTGTCACTAGTTGCATGTCATCGAAATCCTTTTGATATGTAATGAACTgcacacagaaaaaaaaaacaaatcaaacttTGGGAAAATGAttccatttttgaaatcctaattaAAATGCAAGAAAATTAGATGAATACCGGGAAATTGAGGATAGTATCAGGGCCCCAGTATTTGAGAGCCGCAAGATCATAAGTATGAGCAGCAGCTTCTTCATCATCATATGCACCTGTTATACAACAAAAATCAGAATAGATTTACAAAAATGACATCCCGTGGTCAGTTTGAAAATACAATGGGTGGGTAGTCTTTAAAAAGTGTAGAAAGATTAGAATAGAGATGAGATTTGCAGAGAAAAGAGGAAGAAAGTGAAGCCTACAACTTACCCAAATAAACTAAGCAGGAGCGACAAAAGCGGGCAAAAGAACGTTACATTTGCAGATGCAGAGATCACCACGCAAGCAAAGACATAGTTaatcagaaacaaaaataaagaacCAAAATCCTCATTAATCTAAACAACACAAGATTTTGAGATTGGAATCCCTAGCTATATCtcctattaaaaaaataataaaccaacCTTGTCGTCCTTTCTTGTTCTGAATAGGATTCCATGAGTTCTTATCCCATAGATGAGCTTCATATCTTCCAGTCCATCTATGCCTGTAAATATCATAATCCCATTCTCAATTACTAATCAAACCCCAATTTaaacaacaaaattcattaaaatCAATAAATACCCATGTTGCATTTAAATGACATGCatgcatatcaacattaagattaAATCCAATTAcccataaaattcaatcaatcaaaatcaatTATGAGTAAAACAGAGTAGAAAATTGAGTATATATACCTGGTAACTCCTCTGTAAATGGagcttcttctgccagggctagcAGCAAACTTAGCTTTTTCAGGATTAGAAGTTCTTCTAGTACGTTTGGTCTTGGGTTTGACTGGTTTTAGTTTTGATGGAAGAGtatgaggaggaggaagaggatggtGATGAAGAGGAGATAATGGTACTAATAACTGATTAGTAGTACTAATAAGAGAAGTAAGAGGTTTAATTTCAGTACTGGATGAATTTGTactagaagaggaggaagaagaagatgaagatgaagaacaagaaTCGGAACTATGAGGAGACCTCTTCATCATAATCAACATCATCTGCTGAATAatctttttaaggaaaaaaaataagaaaaaatctgTTCCTCTCCCTCTTTCTCACTCTCTCTGGCTACTAGTAGTACTATTTTATCTCCTCTCTGATTTTCTGTATTTAAATAAGAGATTAAGAGAGGTTCACCCCTTTTTTTAACTTAGCTTTTTTTGGTAACCTAAGTTTAGAAAGAGAGAGAGTAATGAGTTTAATGAGGAATATGACTGAATGAGGAGGGTTGTAGTTATAATGAGGGAGAAGGAGGGAGGGATTTGTGTTTAATTGGGTTTAGAATTTTTAACCCTCCTGGGGTTAATTAATTAACCAATACCTGTGGTTAATTATTACTACTTTCCCAACACTTGGCTGAAGGCATAGCCATGCTCCCAATAGGATTGCATCTCTTCACTGTTCTCTGTTGGGGTTGGGAATCTAAAGctattttctctttctctctctaaaATTCTCTGATTTTTTTGGGTCTAAAAACTGAAAAGGTTGAATTTTAGAAGCAAGATTTTTTTGGGTATCTTTTATTTCTAGTTCTTGGATTTGAGGATACTGATGTCATTTTATGCTAATTTAAATTCTTGTTTTAAGTAGAAAGTGGGTTTTGTGGAATTAATTAGACCTGAGACTAATGACAAGTGGTGGAATACTCAGGGTGAGTAAGTTAAAAAGTAAAAAATTGCCCCAAGTGTGAAGTAAAATTGCAAAAATGTCATTGGACAAAATGCTTACAAATTTAGGCCAATTACAGAATTCTTAACACATGGCTCAGCAAATTTGGATTGGTAAATGCAAAATCTGGTTAAGATTCAAATAGTAAGAGTTAAATGAATTTTCATTCAGGATTGAGTCatttattttgatgataataGTGAAACTTGCAAGATTACAGCCATAATTGTCAGTTGTTTTTCCCACTTCTCTGAGTAATTTGATTTTGGAATGTACATAAAGGCGTTACCCCAAGTTGCTCCTTCTGCCTCTCATACTGCAAGATTTGTAATGGCACGGTCTGTTGATGTTATTCATTGGATGGGAAGTCTGTAAAAATAATGCTGCATTGCCTAGAGTCTGAAATTGTCATTATGGTTGTAACTGCAATGCCATCTCACAATTTCACTGTCAGGATTTGTTTTACTCAACTTTGAACAGAAgtctgttttagttttcaaacagCTATCAATTGGAAAGATTGTTTTCCTAATTCTACCTCAAACCCATTGATTACTGTTATGCAAACGGTGCGACTGGTCGTACATTGTTTTAAATTCTCCGGACGACTCGGAGTTGCGTTTCAATTGTTCCGTTATGGCTATACGGCAATGTATATCAACCTATTTACTGTTCTGGATTCGTTTTGCTTATTCCAAATCGAATTTATGGAGGTGATTAATTGCAATCTTCTaattttgaaaagagttgttctACTCTACTAGGTAGTTAGTTATCCACAAGATCTGTATACTGGGACTAAGAATGTATATTGAACGTGTCATTATGATTCTACGGTAACGCCAACGACTATCGGTTTTATCGTTATCGGATAAAGAatgttgtatttcttttcagaaaCAAAACAACACGTTGTACTCGAAATCGTTCTGTGATAGTTTTGACTGTTACCGGACACTCTGATGGCTGCCGTCACATAGAAATGGCAACAAGAAGTTCATACATGCGCTCTATTTCCCAATCAGCACAAAGACAGACTTGTTGAGAAATCTGAATTTAGAGAGCTAGATTCTAGCTGCCAATGCCATACCTTAGCTTGAAATCTCTTAATATGTTCATTAAACTAAGATTAGTTTAAAAGGAAAAGTCAAATTTTGAGGGTGCATTTAGAGACATAATATGAGAGGTAGATTTGAAGGCGGTTAGTTGGACACCTTTTTAACTACTTGTTTTTCTATTGATTGTTATGTTCTTTTTGTTAGGTTGCCAAATATATGCAAGAGGAGATGACTTTGATTCCAAATTCTATTTTTCGTTTTTTAGTTATTGTTTCTAAACgggatttttgatatttttgCATAGATGGTTGACAaaactttggtaattcttttcttaatttttttgatATTCCAAAGTATTCTGCACTCATAAGCACATTTTAGTCAAACCAGCACAGGTAAATATTTCAGTAAGAGGATCGACCTAAGTTTTTTAGTAAGGGGCCGGTGGTGGTACCATCTTTGAACCAAATGCATCCCCCGAGATCACTCACTTGGGTTTAGACTACAGTTGCTAATACGGTTTTATGTACAAAAATCCAATTTTGGGTTATTTCGCCAATGCTAGCCATGTTTCAGGGATGTCTCAATCTTGTTCCGTAATCTATTTTCTTTTTCCGTTTCTTCTTGGAAAATGAAACAATCCTTCTACTACCACAAgtacaaataaaaataatttcaaaagatCGGTCATTGACTCATTTCTTTAGTTTAAGCTAAGTTGATCTGAGATGCTTTGTCATAAAGTACAACTCTTATCAACATCCACAGAGTCACAGACACAATTTACCAAAAGAATGAGAGGTGATACGAGTCAGACCCCTTGTCTGATGAAGTGCAAGGAGAAGTACGAACTAAACTGAAGAGCCAGGGCAAGGACAAACTTAAACAGCTTTTTCAACAGAAACAAATTAGCTTTACATTCAATTTGAAGTACGCTCCATGCCACAGCATTGTAACTAAACAATGCCAAGATATGCCAAGAAATCACTAAACAATTTTTTAAACCATAACCTGTTCCAGGTGGTTCACTGTACCCCTCTCTGTTGTTCATTCTACTAACTTGGAGAACAGGTTGCCTCTTGCTCATCCAGAAAGATAATAGAACTACTTTCTACAGGGAAGTAAACTCAAGTGCAACAATAAGTAATAGATAACAATAACTATCCTTCTACAACATTTACAAACAAAAAGATTACAGAATATGGACATCTATCCGTGTAACTAACATGGATTTCCTATATTACAAGAAAGATCTTAAAATGAATTCCCACTTGCACAGAGAAGAAGACCACCAGATTGAATTCTACTCTTGAAAATAACCTTATCAAACAGCAATCTTTCATCCAAAAAAAGACTCTCTGCATCGTGGTAGGTGCCCGACGTTGCGTCCAAGCGGTCTTTAGTatcttttttaatttcttttccaaatttctttatgTAACCTCTTATCTCGCTATGTATTC encodes the following:
- the LOC113310210 gene encoding AP2-like ethylene-responsive transcription factor At1g79700 codes for the protein MMLIMMKRSPHSSDSCSSSSSSSSSSSSTNSSSTEIKPLTSLISTTNQLLVPLSPLHHHPLPPPHTLPSKLKPVKPKTKRTRRTSNPEKAKFAASPGRRSSIYRGVTRHRWTGRYEAHLWDKNSWNPIQNKKGRQVYLGAYDDEEAAAHTYDLAALKYWGPDTILNFPFITYQKDFDDMQLVTKEEYLASLRRRSSGFSRGVSKYRGVARHHHNGRWEARIGRVLGNKYLYLGTYSTQEEAAAAYDIAAIEHRGMNAVTNFDISHYSGLIKCAQPSPSPPPPQHLCQQYQQSPSCSYFAESQEMTSRILTPELPQSVNDHSPVMVDPMEDNSWSLCMDSGFNPLPVPNIDLEKSGELPDLFNDSGFEDNIECLFEGINTKEEFGSPGERDNALNLDSFFNSLLDFDSGDLLGSLGVEGEENLNSNGASARNASPSVPYPLPIRICS